Within the Granulicella sibirica genome, the region TGGTTCCGCCTTGGCGCGCTTTCACTGCAGCCGTCGGAGCTTGCGAAGCCGGTGCTCGTGCTATTTCTCGCCTACTTTCTCCAGACGCGCATGCACCAGATGGACGACTGGAAGGGAACCATTCTTCGGGCTGCTATTCCTCCGCTACTCTTCATCGGGCTTATTTTGAAGGAGCCGGACCTTGGCACCGCACTCGTCTGTGCTGGCGTGACGATGTTGATCCTGTATCTCGCGGGCATGCAGATCAAGTATCTTGCTCTCGCTGTGCTGGCGGCTTCGCCAGTTCTTTATTACATGCTGTTTCACGTGGCCTGGCGTCGCGCCCGCATGCTCGCTTTTGTGAATCCCGAACTCGATCCCAGGGGTTCCGGTTTCCACATTCTGCAGTCGCTGATCGCCGTTGGTACCGGTGGCATACGAGGCCTCGGCCTCATGGAAGGCCGCCAGAAGCTTTTCTACCTGCCCGAGCCGCACACGGACTTTATCTTTGCCACGGTCTGCGAAGAGCTTGGCTGGATCGGTGCGATTGCGATCATTGGGCTCTTCTGTGTGCTCGGCTATCGTGGTCTCCGCGCGGCGATCCTCTCGACCGACCCGTTCGCCCGGTTCCTTGCCTTCGGCATCACGACGGCGATCCTTATTCAGGCGTTTTTCAACATCTCCGTGGTTCTCGCGCTGGTGCCCACCAAGGGGATTACCCTGCCCCTGATCTCGAACGGTGGAACTTCCGTCTTCATCACGTTGGCAGGGCTTGGCGTGCTGTTAAATATCACCCGTGAAATCGACTGACGCGAGGCCGATGCGTGCCCTGATGGCCGGCGGCGGTTCGGGCGGCCATGTCATCCCGGCTCTGGCCATCGCCCGCGAACTCCTCGACGCACGCCATGCCGAAGTCCGCTTCGTCGGGACGGCGCGGGGGCTCGAGACCCGTCTTGTTCCGGAAGCGGGATTCCCGCTCGACCTCATCCATGTCGGTCAGCTCAAAGGCGTCAGTCTGGCCACTCGGCTCCGGACCATGGCAGACCTCCCGCTTGGCGTCCTCCGCTGTATTTCGCTCCTTCGCAGCTTCAGGCCGAACGTCGTCATCGGTGTAGGAGGATATGCCAGCGGCCCTGCGATGATGGCAGCCATCCTCCTTCGGATTCCGACCCTGGCCTTTGAGCCGAATGCCGTTCCCGGCCTCGCGAACCGCCTCGTCGGCAAACGCGTCTCCGCCGCTGCCGTCAACTTTGAGCAGACTAAAGCCTATTTTCGCAACGCCGAGGTCGCCGGGATCCCCGTGCGGGCCGAGTTCTTCGCGATCCCGCAAAGGCTCCCGACGGACCGCCAACATCTCCTGATCTTCGGCGGAAGCCAGGGCGCCCGTATCCTGAACAACGCAGTCCCGGCGGTTGTCGCCCGCCTTCTTGCTCGCCTGCCGAATCTGACTGTTCTCCATCAAACCGGACCGGCTGCGGAGGCGAGGACACGCGAGCTTTACCAGCAGGCCAACGCTGACCCCGCCCGCTATCAGGTCAGCGCCTATCTGGACGACATGCCTGCCCGGTTCGCGGAAGCCGACCTCATCCTCTGCCGCAGCGGTGCGAGCACGATGGCCGAGCTTGGCGCGGCAGGGAAGGCGTCTGTGCTTATCCCGCTGCCTACGGCAGCGGACGACCACCAGCGTAAGAATGCCGAAGTCTTTTCTTCCGTCGGAGCCGCGACGCTTCTACTCGAAGCCGACCTGACACCTAATGTTCTCCAGAACACGCTCGTGGATCTGCTCGAAAATCCCGAACAGATCCAGGCCATGGGAGCACAGGCTCGCACCTTCGCCCGACCCGAGGCGGTTCGCGCCATCGCCGCGATGGCCGTCCAGCTCACCAAAGAATGAGCTTCACCTCCTCGCGGGAGCGTTATACGATGGGCTCGTCGTCGGGCTCTATAACCCCCTGTATCGAGGTCGTTCGCTTGCTGAAACCGGTCCTGCTCAAGTTCTTGCCACTGATTCTTCTCTGTGCTTCCGGCACGTTTGGCTTTACGCAGTCTCTTAAGATCGACGAACCTGCCCCCATGCGCGCGGGCTCAAACTCCGCTACGATCGACAGCTTCGGCGGCAACCAGTATTGGGTCCTCACGGTCGGCCCCGGCGCGTTCAAGGTCACCTTCAATTACGGCAACCGGCAGGAAGGCTTCAACACCGGCGGCCGCCCGCAGATGTTCGTCGGGTTCAAACCCAAGGTTCCCGACACGACCGTCACTCACGCCGACTTCCCTGGAGGCACTACCTGGAGCGGCACCGCTGCCAAGCCCTCCCGTCTTGAAGTAGCCGTCGTCCCCGCCCCCGGTGCCCTCGTCCGCCAGACCACCGCTTACACGCTTGAAGCTACCGGGAGCGTCTCTTTCGCCCCCGGAGCCGAAGCGGGCCCATCCGTCGCCGGAATCTATCAGATCTCGATCGGGGGCCACGAGGGCACCGCAAAGTTCGCTTCTAACGGCGAGATCACCACCACGAATAACGAAACCGGCACATGGAAGCTCTTCGACGCCGACTCCAAGACCTACGTCGTCACCTTCGCCGGCCAGCGTTATTCCGTCACCTACCAGCCCGGTCGCGGCATGGTTGATAACCATGGGTTCCTTATCTTCGTTCAAAAGCACTAGCATGACCGCCTGATGACTCCTGAAGACCTCCGCCGCGTGGCCCTTACCCTCGCTGGAGCCGAGGAGAGCTCTCACATGGGTTCCGCTGACTTCCGCGTTGGCGGCCACATCTTTGCCACGCTCGCCCACGAGAAGCAGGGCTACGGTAACCTCATGCTTGCGCCCGAGCAGCAAGCCCTCTTTCTCGCCGACCGACCGGATCTTTTCCTTCCGATCGCCGGAGGCTGGGGCCGGATGGGCGCCACCCACATCCGTCTCGCCGCCGCGACCGAAGACGAACTTCTCGGAGCCCTTGCGACCGCCTACAACCTGCGCCTCGCCAAGAACGCCAAGGCCAAGCCGAAGGCAAAGAAGCACTGAGCGAATCGCCTGCGTCTTCGAGGCCCGTCCCGGCATCCGACAGAGGAGCCAACCCTCTACTATGGAGAAGCAGGGAGTACCCCGAACGAAATGATCGCTGAAATTATCGCCGCCGGTTCCGAGATGCTCACGCCCTACCGGCAGGACACCAACTCCCTCTACCTCACCGAGGGCCTCAACGACCTCGGCGTCACCGTCGCCTTCAAGACCATCGTTGGCGATAACCTCGAGCACCTCACCAACGCCGCCCGCATCGCCATTGCCCGCGCTGACATCGTTCTCTTCTCCGGCGGGCTCGGCCCAACAGAAGACGACCTCACGCGCGAAGCCGCCGCCGCCGCTCTCGGCCGGAGCCTGCGCCGGGACAACGCGCTCCTCGTCGACCTCGCCAAACGCTTCGCCGCCCGCCGCATGACGATGCCGTCCAACAACCTGCGGCAGACCGACATCATCGACGGCGCCACTATCCTGAACAACGCTAACGGCAGCGCCCCCGGCCAGTATCTCGACGTCACCATCGACGGCGAGCGCAAGATCGTCATCCTTCTCCCCGGGCCGCCAAAAGAGCTGAAGCCGCTCTTTACCGACGTCGTCGTTCCGATGCTGGCGAAATCACTTCCACCGCGATACCTGGCGAAGCGTATGCTGCGCATGGCCCTCATCCCGGAGTCGCAGGTCGACGCGCGCACCGCGCCCATCTACCAGCAGTATCCCGATGTCGAAACGACCATCCTCGCTGGCAGCGCCGAGATCCAGCTCCACTTCTTCTGCGCCAAGCCTACAGCCGAAGAGGCCCAGGACCGCATCGACGAGCTCTCCGGACGCATCGAGCAGGAGATGGGCGACTCCATCTTTTCGTCCAACGGCGAATCGTTGGAGGAGATTGTCCTCCTGCATCTCGGCATGCGCCATCTTTCACTGGCTGTCGCTGAAAGCTGCACGGGTGGCTTGCTCTCGGAGCGTCTTACTTCCGTCCCGAACAGCTCCACTGCCTTTTCCGGAGGCGTCGTTGTCTATAACGAGCAGATGAAGAGTGCCTTCGCCGATGTCCCACCGGAGCTATTCGAGCGCCACGGAGCAGTCAGTCCGCAAGTTGCCCGCGCCCTCGCCGAAGGCATTCGCGCACGTGCCAACACCTCGCTCGGCATCGGCATTACCGGTCTCGCCGGACCTGCGGGAGGCACAGGAGCCGATGCTTTAAAGCCCATCGGCCTCGTCTACATCGCACTCTCCGAAGGGGAGGACACTCAGGTGAAGGAGTTCCAGATCAACGGAGACCGCGACCGCGTACGATTCTGGGCCACCCAGCATGCTCTTGAATTTATTCGGCAGACGCTGCTCTAAGCAGGCTCGCTTGCCGGACTGTCCGCGTCATGCCAAACTGCAGGCACATCTCATCCTCCCCAACCCCACCCGCCGCATCCGCAACTGGCACAACTTGGTAAACTCTAGGGCAACTGCATGAACCCGTGGCTCCTCTCCATTCCGATTGCCTACCTGCTCGGCTCCATTCCTTTCGGATATCTCCTGGTACGCGTCTTCCGCAACGAAGACATCCGGACCACCGGCAGCGGCAATATTGGAGCCACGAACGTCGCACGTTCGGGAGCCAAGGGGCTAGGTTTCGCCACTCTGCTCCTCGACCTTCTCAAAGCCTTTGCCGCCGTCGCCCTTGCCCAATATCTCGCACCGGATAACCATGACCTCGCCGTCGCCGCAGCCGTTGCCGCCATCGTGGGCCACGTGTACCCGGTATGGCTTGGCTTTCGCGGAGGCAAAGGCGTCGCCAGCGCTCTGGGCGTCATGCTTGCGCTCGATTGGCGCGCAGCGCTCTGCGTCCTGGGCGTCTTCCTCGTCGTCGTCGCCTTCACCCGCTACGTCTCCCTTGGTTCGATCCTGGGCGCGGCGTCCTACCCCTTCTTCAGCCTCTACTTCCTCCCGATCCGAACGCCCATCTTCGTCGGAGGCATTGTCTTCATCGCCCTCCTCGTCATCGTCAAGCACCACGCCAACGTCGGCCGTCTCATCGCCGGAACCGAAAGCCGCTTCGGGTCGAAAAAGGTGACCGCATGAGCCGTATCGCCATACTTGGAGCCGGGGCCTACGGAACCGCCCTCGCCATCTCGCTCGCCCGCCGTGGAGGCCACGATCTCTGCCTCTGGGCGCACTCCCCGACTCTCGCCGCGACCCTTAGAGAAAGCGGCGAAAACCTGCCCTATCTCCCCGGCTTCACTCTCCCCTTCGATATCGACATCACCGACAACCTCGAGTCCGCCATCGACGAGATGGATGTCCTCCTCTGCGTCATGCCTTCGCAGTTCCTCCGCGAGACCATCGCCAGGATCGCCCCGAAGCTCACCCGCGACCAGGTTATTCTCAGCGCTGCCAAGGGTATCGAGGACATCAGCTTTCTCCGCATGTCGCAGGTCGTCGCCTCGCTTGTCGATAACCAGTTCGCTGTGCTCAGCGGTCCGTCGTTTGCCCAGGAGGTAGCCTCGGGGGCCCCGTCCGCCGTCGTCATCGCGACCGCCGAGTCGAGCCTTGCCCACTCCCTCCAGCGCGACTTTACCTCGCCCACCTTCCGCATCTACACCAACGACGACGTCGCCGGAGTAGAACTCGGTGGCTCACTCAAGAATGTTATTGCCTTGGCTGCCGGCGTCGTCCACGGTCTCAACCTTGGCAGCAACTCCGCAGCCGCCCTCATGACGCGTGGCATCGCCGAAATTACGCGTCTCGCGGTGGCCTGCGGGGGCCGTCGCCAGACTCTTGCCGGCCTCGCGGGGATTGGCGACCTGATCCTCACCTGTACCGGAAGCCTCTCGCGTAACCGCACCGTGGGGGTCGAACTCGGCAAGGGACGGCAGCTTCCTGAGATCATCGCCGGTCTCAACGGCAAAGTCGCCGAAGGTGTTCGCAGCACCACCGCCGCGCTGGGTCTCGCGA harbors:
- a CDS encoding MmcQ/YjbR family DNA-binding protein, which encodes MTPEDLRRVALTLAGAEESSHMGSADFRVGGHIFATLAHEKQGYGNLMLAPEQQALFLADRPDLFLPIAGGWGRMGATHIRLAAATEDELLGALATAYNLRLAKNAKAKPKAKKH
- the murG gene encoding undecaprenyldiphospho-muramoylpentapeptide beta-N-acetylglucosaminyltransferase; its protein translation is MRALMAGGGSGGHVIPALAIARELLDARHAEVRFVGTARGLETRLVPEAGFPLDLIHVGQLKGVSLATRLRTMADLPLGVLRCISLLRSFRPNVVIGVGGYASGPAMMAAILLRIPTLAFEPNAVPGLANRLVGKRVSAAAVNFEQTKAYFRNAEVAGIPVRAEFFAIPQRLPTDRQHLLIFGGSQGARILNNAVPAVVARLLARLPNLTVLHQTGPAAEARTRELYQQANADPARYQVSAYLDDMPARFAEADLILCRSGASTMAELGAAGKASVLIPLPTAADDHQRKNAEVFSSVGAATLLLEADLTPNVLQNTLVDLLENPEQIQAMGAQARTFARPEAVRAIAAMAVQLTKE
- a CDS encoding NAD(P)H-dependent glycerol-3-phosphate dehydrogenase translates to MSRIAILGAGAYGTALAISLARRGGHDLCLWAHSPTLAATLRESGENLPYLPGFTLPFDIDITDNLESAIDEMDVLLCVMPSQFLRETIARIAPKLTRDQVILSAAKGIEDISFLRMSQVVASLVDNQFAVLSGPSFAQEVASGAPSAVVIATAESSLAHSLQRDFTSPTFRIYTNDDVAGVELGGSLKNVIALAAGVVHGLNLGSNSAAALMTRGIAEITRLAVACGGRRQTLAGLAGIGDLILTCTGSLSRNRTVGVELGKGRQLPEIIAGLNGKVAEGVRSTTAALGLAKRYGVEMPITEQMHAILYENKPAKDAIRDLMSRPGRDE
- the plsY gene encoding glycerol-3-phosphate 1-O-acyltransferase PlsY, producing the protein MNPWLLSIPIAYLLGSIPFGYLLVRVFRNEDIRTTGSGNIGATNVARSGAKGLGFATLLLDLLKAFAAVALAQYLAPDNHDLAVAAAVAAIVGHVYPVWLGFRGGKGVASALGVMLALDWRAALCVLGVFLVVVAFTRYVSLGSILGAASYPFFSLYFLPIRTPIFVGGIVFIALLVIVKHHANVGRLIAGTESRFGSKKVTA
- the ftsW gene encoding putative lipid II flippase FtsW, translating into MAKRVGVDKWLFGVILLLVLFGLVMVFSTSAVMAKATVGSPYAFVSHQALWALLGMIALTILMRVDYRLYNNPKVVFPAVTITMLMLVVVFAFHDSHHTHRWFRLGALSLQPSELAKPVLVLFLAYFLQTRMHQMDDWKGTILRAAIPPLLFIGLILKEPDLGTALVCAGVTMLILYLAGMQIKYLALAVLAASPVLYYMLFHVAWRRARMLAFVNPELDPRGSGFHILQSLIAVGTGGIRGLGLMEGRQKLFYLPEPHTDFIFATVCEELGWIGAIAIIGLFCVLGYRGLRAAILSTDPFARFLAFGITTAILIQAFFNISVVLALVPTKGITLPLISNGGTSVFITLAGLGVLLNITREID
- a CDS encoding competence/damage-inducible protein A; the protein is MIAEIIAAGSEMLTPYRQDTNSLYLTEGLNDLGVTVAFKTIVGDNLEHLTNAARIAIARADIVLFSGGLGPTEDDLTREAAAAALGRSLRRDNALLVDLAKRFAARRMTMPSNNLRQTDIIDGATILNNANGSAPGQYLDVTIDGERKIVILLPGPPKELKPLFTDVVVPMLAKSLPPRYLAKRMLRMALIPESQVDARTAPIYQQYPDVETTILAGSAEIQLHFFCAKPTAEEAQDRIDELSGRIEQEMGDSIFSSNGESLEEIVLLHLGMRHLSLAVAESCTGGLLSERLTSVPNSSTAFSGGVVVYNEQMKSAFADVPPELFERHGAVSPQVARALAEGIRARANTSLGIGITGLAGPAGGTGADALKPIGLVYIALSEGEDTQVKEFQINGDRDRVRFWATQHALEFIRQTLL